A single genomic interval of Ramlibacter sp. harbors:
- a CDS encoding superoxide dismutase [Fe] (SodB; iron binding; present under aerobic and anaerobic conditions; destroys free radicals) translates to MEHTLPPLPYAIDALAPAYSKETLEFHHGKHHNAYVVNLNNLQKGTEFESMTLEEIIKKSSGGIYNNSAQIWNHTFFWNCMKPAGGGEPSDALAAAINAKWGSYAAFKEAFVKSAVGNFGSGWTWLVKKPDGSVDIVNTGAAGTPLTTADKALLTVDVWEHAYYIDYRNLRPKFVEAFLDKLVNWGFAEANFA, encoded by the coding sequence ATGGAACACACCCTGCCTCCGCTGCCCTACGCGATTGACGCGCTGGCGCCGGCCTATTCGAAAGAAACGCTCGAATTCCACCACGGCAAGCACCACAACGCCTATGTGGTGAACCTCAACAACCTGCAAAAGGGCACCGAGTTTGAAAGCATGACGCTGGAGGAAATCATCAAGAAATCCAGCGGCGGCATCTACAACAACTCGGCCCAGATCTGGAACCACACCTTCTTCTGGAACTGCATGAAGCCCGCCGGCGGCGGTGAGCCCTCGGACGCGCTGGCCGCGGCCATCAATGCCAAGTGGGGCAGCTACGCCGCCTTCAAGGAGGCCTTCGTCAAGTCGGCCGTGGGCAACTTTGGTTCCGGCTGGACCTGGCTGGTCAAGAAGCCCGACGGTTCCGTGGACATCGTCAACACCGGCGCCGCCGGCACCCCGCTGACCACCGCCGACAAGGCCCTGCTCACCGTGGACGTCTGGGAGCACGCCTACTACATCGACTACCGCAACCTGCGCCCCAAGTTCGTCGAGGCCTTCCTCGACAAGCTCGTGAACTGGGGTTTTGCCGAAGCCAACTTCGCCTGA
- a CDS encoding DUF192 domain-containing protein — protein sequence MAMNKFLCLLGTALLTACTAAAMAQDAQMDLPRVKLRADIHQIDAQVALTPEQRSIGLMFRKAMPQHEGMLFVFEQPSVQCFWMKNTLLPLTAAFVADDGTIVNLADMKPQTTDSHCSTQPVRFVLEMNQGWFAKKGIKAGFKLGGKPFESRR from the coding sequence ATGGCCATGAATAAATTCCTCTGCTTGCTGGGTACCGCCCTGCTCACCGCCTGCACGGCCGCCGCCATGGCGCAAGACGCGCAAATGGACCTGCCCCGTGTCAAGCTGCGCGCCGACATCCACCAGATCGACGCCCAGGTGGCCCTGACCCCCGAACAGCGCAGCATCGGCCTGATGTTCCGCAAGGCCATGCCCCAGCATGAAGGCATGCTGTTCGTGTTCGAGCAGCCGTCGGTCCAGTGCTTCTGGATGAAGAACACATTGCTGCCGCTGACCGCCGCCTTTGTGGCCGACGACGGCACCATCGTCAACCTGGCCGACATGAAGCCGCAAACCACCGATTCGCATTGCTCCACCCAGCCCGTGCGCTTTGTGCTGGAGATGAACCAGGGCTGGTTTGCCAAAAAAGGGATCAAGGCCGGCTTCAAGCTGGGCGGCAAGCCGTTTGAGTCCAGACGCTGA